Genomic DNA from Entomoplasma freundtii:
TGAAAGGATGTCGGGTAATGATCAAATTGATGTTATTTTTAACTGCTATTTTCGCTATTTCTTTAGTCAAATCTAAGCAAACTAACACTTTTTCAATTGGCTGATCAAGATTGGGATGAGTTTTAATCTGAAAATTTTGTAAACCTGAATGGTCCCATTTAGCCATAAGTTTTTGCGGGAATTTTTTATCAAGGTATTTTAAAATTTTTACTAATTCCATAAGGATAAATAACTTTCTAACGCTTTAATTTTACTTTGATGGTCCGTTTTTTGCCTATCTTGAGAAATTTTCGACGTTATTTTTTGCAAATGTTGGGAAAGATCTTGCAAATAATTTTTGTAGGCTAAATTATTTTTATACCAACAAAAATCGCCGAACTCTATGTCTGTGATGGTTTGACAATTGACCTTTTTTTCAATTTTAATTAACCAATAAGGGTGATTTTTTTCTTCAAAAAATGTTTCATAGGTAAGCGCAAAACTATGTTCATTAGCTCATTGGCGTAATTGTCAAGGATTAGTATTGCTACACAATAGATAAGTCGAAATAATTGGATTATCTTTTTGCAAAATTTCCAAAATTGTTTGACTTCCAAGGCCAGCAATCACGCACCAAGAATCAGGACTAAAGGCTGCGGAATTTGTTGTTAAAAATTGTAAACCGTCGCTTAATACTAAAGTAATTTTATCCAATAATTGGGCTTT
This window encodes:
- a CDS encoding tRNA (adenine(22)-N(1))-methyltransferase yields the protein MKSNRLNRILALVPKNTKSLFDIGTDHGYLAIDSIKQRGVNHVYAVDNRPEPLKSAFQNVSKAQLLDKITLVLSDGLQFLTTNSAAFSPDSWCVIAGLGSQTILEILQKDNPIISTYLLCSNTNPWQLRQWANEHSFALTYETFFEEKNHPYWLIKIEKKVNCQTITDIEFGDFCWYKNNLAYKNYLQDLSQHLQKITSKISQDRQKTDHQSKIKALESYLSLWN